The following proteins come from a genomic window of Neptunomonas concharum:
- a CDS encoding EamA family transporter — MNNSSSRLPYLVMAVMSAILMGTIGVISKYAQLSAETITFYRLFFGGGLMLLFLLLTRKAHLLKQWPSWQVLLNGVFLAAFIVFYVQAMNYTSMANAIMMVYLAPVAASIVAHFFMGERLNRSSVVLILLALFGFAMMMEFRLEFSDGSDDAVGLGFAALALFTYAGFILVNRTIPAGVHVYTRSWYQLMVGALCILPLMLQHAEPINSTQWGWLLAAGLLPGFLAILFAVIALRELPAATFGTLAYMEPIAVVSFGWILFAQTLSWLQISGCLLIILSGVVQAILMQRRIDRLAAA, encoded by the coding sequence GTGAATAACAGCAGTAGTCGCCTGCCCTACTTAGTCATGGCGGTTATGTCCGCTATTTTGATGGGCACCATCGGTGTTATCTCAAAATATGCGCAACTGAGTGCTGAAACTATCACCTTTTATCGGTTGTTTTTCGGTGGTGGTTTGATGCTGTTATTTCTGCTTCTGACCCGTAAAGCCCACCTGTTAAAACAGTGGCCGTCGTGGCAAGTTTTATTAAACGGCGTGTTTCTAGCAGCGTTTATCGTTTTCTACGTTCAGGCAATGAATTATACCAGCATGGCGAATGCCATTATGATGGTTTATCTCGCACCGGTAGCCGCTTCAATCGTTGCTCATTTTTTTATGGGGGAAAGGCTCAATCGTAGCTCCGTCGTACTCATATTATTGGCGCTATTTGGCTTTGCCATGATGATGGAGTTTCGCTTGGAATTTAGCGATGGCTCAGATGACGCCGTTGGATTAGGCTTCGCTGCATTGGCGCTCTTCACCTATGCGGGCTTTATTTTGGTGAACCGTACAATCCCCGCCGGTGTTCATGTTTATACCCGCAGCTGGTACCAATTAATGGTTGGCGCGCTTTGCATACTGCCTTTGATGCTACAACACGCTGAGCCGATTAATAGCACCCAGTGGGGCTGGTTATTAGCAGCAGGTTTATTGCCTGGTTTTCTGGCTATTTTGTTTGCCGTGATTGCATTGCGTGAGTTGCCTGCCGCGACCTTTGGCACTCTCGCCTATATGGAGCCGATTGCCGTGGTGAGTTTTGGCTGGATTCTGTTTGCGCAAACACTTTCGTGGCTACAAATATCAGGCTGTTTGTTGATTATATTATCGGGTGTAGTGCAGGCTATTTTAATGCAGCGCAGAATTGACCGTCTGGCGGCAGCTTAA
- a CDS encoding adenosine deaminase: MQDFIHQLHKAELHMHLEGSLEPELMMQLAERNSVQLPYQTVEEVRRAYQFSNLQDFLDIYYQGASVLQTEEDFSDLTWAYLRKCKAQGVVHTEPFFDPQAHTQRGIPIEVVIRGIDHALQRGKAELGVSSYLILSFLRHLSEEEAFATFEAALPFGDKFIAVGLDSSELGHPPEKFQQVFAKARAEGFKAVAHAGEEGPPSYVWGALDLLKVDRIDHGVRAFEDERLMQRLIQEQIPLTVCPLSNTRLKVFAEMRHHTLLEMLDRGVMVTVNSDDPAYFGGYLVENFMALHDALDLTCEQAKQLAANSIRASFLPDSDKQKYITRTQSQFV; the protein is encoded by the coding sequence ATGCAGGACTTTATTCATCAACTCCACAAGGCTGAACTGCATATGCACCTAGAAGGCAGCCTTGAACCCGAACTCATGATGCAGTTGGCAGAACGCAACAGCGTCCAGCTGCCCTATCAAACCGTTGAAGAGGTACGTCGCGCTTATCAGTTTAGTAATCTGCAGGATTTTCTCGACATCTATTATCAGGGTGCAAGTGTGCTGCAAACCGAAGAGGACTTTTCTGATCTGACATGGGCATACCTGCGAAAATGCAAAGCACAAGGCGTGGTACATACAGAACCTTTCTTTGATCCGCAGGCCCATACGCAAAGAGGTATCCCGATAGAGGTGGTGATCCGAGGAATTGATCATGCACTGCAACGGGGTAAAGCGGAGCTAGGGGTGAGCAGTTACCTTATTCTCTCGTTTTTACGCCACCTATCTGAAGAGGAGGCTTTTGCCACCTTCGAAGCGGCCTTACCGTTTGGCGACAAGTTTATCGCCGTGGGGTTGGATAGTTCAGAACTCGGGCACCCACCAGAGAAGTTCCAACAGGTATTTGCTAAAGCTCGGGCCGAAGGTTTTAAAGCGGTTGCCCACGCCGGTGAAGAAGGCCCGCCTTCATACGTGTGGGGCGCGTTAGATCTTTTAAAGGTTGATCGGATTGATCATGGGGTTCGCGCGTTTGAGGATGAACGCCTCATGCAAAGATTGATTCAGGAACAGATCCCTCTAACCGTTTGCCCGTTATCCAATACCCGCCTAAAAGTATTTGCTGAGATGCGCCATCATACCCTGCTAGAAATGTTGGACAGGGGTGTTATGGTAACTGTTAATTCGGACGATCCTGCTTACTTTGGTGGGTATCTTGTAGAGAACTTTATGGCACTCCATGATGCTTTAGATCTGACCTGCGAACAGGCGAAGCAGTTAGCAGCTAATAGTATTCGTGCCAGTTTCCTCCCCGATAGTGATAAACAGAAGTACATTACTCGCACCCAGTCACAATTCGTGTAA
- a CDS encoding serine/threonine protein kinase, whose amino-acid sequence MNKQPFYELTPDTVIDAVESLGYLSDGRIMALNSYENRVYQVGIEEETPLIAKFYRPERWSDEQIKEEHQFMYELVEQELSVVAPMQQANGESLFSFQDFRFSLFERRGGRAPELDDPEHQFQLGRTIGRIHQVGQSRPFIHRPTLDIQSYGIDSADFISREFIPSTLKNAYDSLTSDLLREIDSAFKRAGDVKQIRVHGDCHAGNILWRDDTPHFVDFDDARMAPAVQDVWMFLTGDRQQQQLQIGEVIEGYNEFADFDPRELHLIEALRTLRMMHYAAWIARRWDDPAFPHNFSWFNTERYWGEHLLQLREQFSALQEPVLKLR is encoded by the coding sequence ATGAATAAACAGCCCTTTTACGAACTAACCCCTGATACCGTGATCGATGCGGTGGAATCACTGGGCTATCTCAGTGATGGTCGCATCATGGCACTCAATAGCTATGAGAACCGGGTTTATCAGGTCGGAATCGAAGAAGAAACGCCGCTGATTGCCAAGTTTTACCGGCCTGAGCGTTGGAGCGATGAGCAGATAAAAGAGGAACACCAGTTTATGTATGAGCTGGTGGAGCAAGAACTATCCGTTGTTGCGCCGATGCAGCAAGCGAATGGTGAAAGCCTGTTTAGTTTTCAGGATTTTCGTTTTTCATTGTTTGAACGCCGTGGTGGTCGAGCCCCCGAATTGGATGATCCAGAACACCAATTTCAGCTAGGGCGAACCATTGGGCGAATTCATCAAGTGGGTCAATCTCGCCCCTTTATTCATCGGCCTACGCTAGATATTCAAAGCTATGGCATCGATAGCGCTGACTTTATCAGCCGGGAATTTATCCCTTCGACGCTGAAGAATGCTTACGATAGCCTTACAAGTGACTTGCTTCGCGAAATCGATAGTGCGTTTAAGCGTGCCGGTGATGTTAAACAGATACGTGTGCATGGCGATTGTCATGCAGGCAATATACTTTGGCGAGACGATACCCCTCACTTTGTCGACTTTGATGATGCGCGTATGGCACCTGCCGTACAGGATGTGTGGATGTTTCTGACAGGTGATCGCCAACAGCAACAACTACAAATCGGCGAAGTGATCGAAGGCTATAACGAGTTTGCGGATTTTGATCCGCGGGAACTGCATCTGATCGAAGCGCTACGGACACTGCGGATGATGCACTATGCTGCTTGGATTGCCCGCCGTTGGGATGATCCCGCCTTCCCCCACAACTTCTCTTGGTTTAATACTGAGCGTTACTGGGGTGAACATCTCTTGCAGTTGCGAGAGCAGTTTTCTGCCCTGCAAGAGCCGGTATTAAAGTTACGCTGA